A stretch of DNA from Lysinibacillus sp. B2A1:
GAATGGTTTCATTGCTCGGTAAGTATTGAAATTTTTTTAATCAGGTATGTCGTTTTGCGCTAACCTTTTGGATATGCTACGATGCATAGGGAAATGTGTAATGTTTTGATACGCAGGAGGTTTTTTACGAATGTCGAATGTTAATTTATTGAAAATAGAAGAAGCAGTAAAAATGATATTAGAAGCTGTAGGAGAAGATGTAAATCGTGAAGGTTTACTGGATACACCAAAACGAGTTGCTAAAATGTATGCTGAAATGTTTAGTGGCTTACATGAAGATGCAAGAGATTATTTTAAAACAGTTTTCCATGAAGATCATGAGGAATTAGTGCTTGTGAAGGACATTCCATTTTATTCAATGTGTGAGCATCACTTGGTTCCTTTTTACGGAAAAGCTCATGTGGCATACATACCTAACGATGGAGTAGTTGCAGGCCTAAGTAAATTAG
This window harbors:
- the folE gene encoding GTP cyclohydrolase I FolE, translated to MSNVNLLKIEEAVKMILEAVGEDVNREGLLDTPKRVAKMYAEMFSGLHEDARDYFKTVFHEDHEELVLVKDIPFYSMCEHHLVPFYGKAHVAYIPNDGVVAGLSKLGRAVETIARRPQLQERITSSVADTIMEMLSPKGVYVVIEAEHMCMTMRGLKKPGAKTVTSVARGIYEEDEVKRREVLSFIQMS